The Primulina eburnea isolate SZY01 chromosome 13, ASM2296580v1, whole genome shotgun sequence genome includes a region encoding these proteins:
- the LOC140809381 gene encoding allene oxide synthase 3-like → MSCYSSANPSASDLPLKEIPGSYGLPFFGAIKDRFDYYYNQGAEEFFRARIKKYNSTVFRVNSPPGPFNAKESRVVVLLDAVSFPILFDTSKVEKRDVFIGTYMASTHFTGGYRVCAYLDPSESKHEILKGFFLSLLGRLHKEIIPTFRSSVSRLFTDLETELSDKGEANFNPISDKMSFDFLFRLFANKSSYDTSVGGDGNAKLDKWLFLQLAPLITLGLKYLPKCVEDLLLHTFPLPSFLVNSGYEKVRKDFDKAAKELLDEAEKEGISRDEASHNLLFLTGFNAYGGTKILFPALLKYVGTGGSDLHRRLAEEIRTVVNEEGGITLAGLNKMSLAKSVVWEALRIEPPVTSQYAKAKEDITITSHDASYVIKKGEIMFGYQPIATKDPKIFVDPDKFVADRFVGDGEKLIEYVYWSNGRESENPTAGDKQCPAKDMVVLLSRLMLVEFFLRYDTFSVEVGRLLLGSSVTIKSVTKAT, encoded by the coding sequence ATGTCTTGTTATTCTTCTGCAAACCCTTCTGCATCAGATCTTCCATTAAAAGAAATCCCAGGAAGTTATGGTTTGCCCTTTTTCGGGGCGATAAAGGACCGTTTCGATTACTATTATAATCAGGGAGCGGAAGAGTTCTTCCGGGCCCGAATCAAGAAATACAACTCCACGGTCTTTAGGGTTAACAGCCCTCCAGGCCCTTTCAATGCCAAAGAATCTAGAGTCGTCGTTCTTCTTGATGCTGTTAGCTTCCCTATCCTTTTCGACACGTCGAAAGTCGAAAAGAGAGACGTTTTTATTGGCACTTACATGGCTTCAACTCATTTTACTGGTGGATATCGCGTTTGTGCCTATCTTGATCCTTCGGAATCCAAGCATGAAATCCTCAAGGGATTCTTTTTGTCATTACTAGGGAGGTTGCACAAAGAAATCATCCCCACTTTCCGGAGCTCGGTTTCGAGGCTGTTTACCGATCTTGAGACCGAGTTATCTGATAAAGGGGAAGCAAACTTCAACCCCATTAGTGATAAGATGTCATTCGATTTCTTATTCCGTTTGTTTGCTAATAAGAGCTCGTATGATACTAGTGTTGGGGGAGATGGTAATGCCAAACTTGATAAGTGGTTGTTTTTGCAGCTTGCACCTTTGATAACATTAGGGTTGAAGTATCTCCCAAAATGTGTGGAGGATCTCTTGCTCCACACATTCCCTTTGCCTTCTTTCCTTGTGAATTCGGGTTATGAAAAAGTTCGAAAGGACTTCGATAAGGCGGCCAAGGAGTTACTCGATGAGGCGGAGAAAGAAGGGATCAGCAGAGACGAGGCTTCTCATAACTTACTTTTCCTTACAGGGTTTAATGCATATGGTGGCACCAAGATTTTATTCCCAGCTTTGCTAAAGTACGTCGGAACCGGTGGATCGGATCTACACAGACGGCTAGCGGAGGAGATCCGCACCGTGGTGAATGAGGAAGGTGGGATAACACTAGCAGGGCTAAACAAGATGAGCTTGGCCAAATCAGTGGTGTGGGAGGCCTTGAGGATTGAGCCTCCTGTTACATCTCAATATGCCAAGGCTAAAGAGGACATAACGATCACGAGCCACGACGCGTCGTACGTCataaaaaagggggagattatGTTTGGATATCAACCCATTGCTACCAAGGACCCCAAGATATTCGTCGACCCCGACAAGTTCGTAGCTGATAGGTTCGTCGGAGACGGGGAGAAGTTGATCGAGTACGTCTATTGGTCGAACGGGAGAGAAAGCGAGAATCCCACGGCAGGCGACAAGCAGTGCCCGGCAAAGGATATGGTAGTGTTGCTATCAAGATTGATGCTTGTTGAGTTTTTCCTTAGATATGATACATTTAGTGTGGAAGTTGGGAGGCTTCTGCTAGGATCATCTGTCACGATCAAATCCGTAACCAAAGCCACGTga